The Culex pipiens pallens isolate TS chromosome 2, TS_CPP_V2, whole genome shotgun sequence DNA window AGgtttcatttgaataaaaagaggtttgggtggttctccccattcaagcctttggactccttgTTTCAAGCAGAACAACTGGCAACAGAGACTACAAAAGACCTGTGGGTCGTTGAagcagatgtttttttttctttgtgcgtgaaaaatcactgtgCTTAGCTAAAAATTTTATCCAACAATAATCCAACCGCAAAAAGCTCATATAATCACATTCATATaaatcagaatcgaaaactgagcaAATGTCTATCTGTGTCTGTGTCTGTGTCTGTGtctatgtatgtgaccaacattttcagtaaattttcTATATCGTTTCCGATTTTTGTCATAAAGGTTTCATTCGGCTTGGTTTATTTAAGCTTTCGAAGTTCAAAGAAATGTAATGAATAAATTgggttaaaaatatatttgtttcaacaaaaaaaaaatccttacatATTCATTTAATTACCGTCTTTCATGAAACGTTTAGTGACAGAACTgttctttaatttaaaatgtttacagtttaatttaaattttacacaTTTGGAAATCAcccagattttcaatattttgaaacattagGTCTCATACGTTCAATTTGTCTGTATAGACCTTGCAAGACGTTTGTTTAATCAGAAACTACAATCTGCTCGGGATCTTTCTCCAAACCATTCAAAGGAGTAAGAGTCTGTCCGCACCTGGGAGGTGCACACGAGCCGCGCGCTCCTTAGAATTAGCCTCAAACATGTGAAATTCGACGTAGGACGGCGTTACGACGCTTGTTGACGAGAATCGACCTAAAGTTGTCACAAACACACACTGTTCGGTATCAGCATACGGTTGAAATCGAAAACGAGCTGACAGCATCATTGAGCGGGAAATGTGGGGCAAACTCGACGACTGGGTCGGCGAGGTTCGATGCCCCCCTTCGCGAAAGGAACAACACAGCCCGGGATGTGGTGAAGTGGCGAAAGTGCACTCCCCATATTGGAAATTCTCGGATCTCGCTCTCTGCTGTCTCGTAACGGTGCAGTGCATATCGATTAGTGCATTTTGCCGCGTGCGACTGCATTTGTTTGGCGTGTATGCAATTCAACTTTTGTTGTTATTGTGGCCGGCTTCTTTTTGCCCCGGGGTAATGTATGGGGAAGGTTTTGCGCTCCAGAAGTGTTCAATTGATGGTTATGAATTCAGACCTATTTGAATGGAACACTTCCGTCGGAGAACTAGAGCACCGGGATCAATAAGTGGCATTTGAAATGAATGGCAAAAACTTTTTGAACAGTTTTCATCATATTGATTAATTTTCGcacatattcaataaatttatttatgcttaacttattttaaataactgaccaataaataatttaaaataacttgGAATTTTAGTTGATTCATAGATTCGTAgaacttgaaaatttttgtcatcatgtttcaaaaattatttttgattaacaaatacgtaaaatttaaattttctagaaAAGGCTGCAATATGTTTTCTTTGTGGTAAATTGTTTTTcgtcttaacttttttttctcaaaattatgaCTGCAGTGCACAGATGTTGTATCTACTTCTCAATAAACCTTGTTATAATATTTGCTATTTATAAATTTGCTGTCATCAgactgagcaattccagctcaaatcaggattttttctggtacttttgtacccaacTCTttctgatttcaatgaaacttttttttttgagccaattgtacacaaaaaagaactttttaaaagggcgtttgttatttaaatattttcgtatcttaaaattttaaaattactgtatctcgaagccttGGTCAAAGACAAGCtagtaggaaattggacgggctttctaaaaaaaatactgatagaaaaatacacgccacttcattgagattttcacattttttagttgttcaacatttttgaggaaatagaataagatgttacaaaaagaatgACAATAAATTCAGGATGCTTTACctctcctgaaaaaaaaaatacaaaaatcatttactaaaactgtttttagtTAAAGTGGTCTATACGTCATTATTTTTAGAACCCTAATAGGCTGAAATTGGATGATAAATATGCTTACgtaatattaaaacgagtcaaatcaaaaaagttgTTCAAGGCAAAAtaataggaaattggacgaacttttttaaatattttcgataCTGAAAAATTAGTCTGTCAttcagaaattgccaaaaactatcaaaaaatctattttccacatttttctttttaaaaccgctgcatcttcacaaggattgaacATAGGACAATAGAAAATATGGatactttatgtaaaattgtctggggaatcgatgcCCACTGTcgatctttaaaattttgacgtttacgtcactaaaaaacagttttagttaatgatttttgtattttttaggagagacataccgcCCTGCATTTTTCATCAGGCTTTTTGAAACATATCAGactattttctcaaaagtttttAACGAAATAATCGTCACATCACCTTAAAAATAAACTCTtaagcttaaaaaattaaaatctcttagaagtggcgtgtattttttttcagtgtattttattcagaaagcccgtccaatttccaacATGTTTGTCTgaaaccactttttgatacgatgaaacggctttgagttacagtaatgtttaaatgacaaaatgcaaacatatttaaataacttacgcccatctcaaatgtcacttttgagtacaattggctcaataaacacaaaaatggcattttttaatatgaatttgCTGTCATCcgttttttaaaagttaaattcatataataaatgtcccataagcaaaattaaaaagctgagaaaaacccAAGGAAAGTTTGTTCCACTATTTGTTTGCTCCAATTTTCTATAGAAaagtactgttttttttttctaaaaagttcacCCGGTTTTGAACTAAACTGTATAAATAACTTAATAGTGATGAAAACAGGTAGTCAAACTATTTTTAAGTATGCTTTTTAGAATCACAGTTTTTTCAAcaatgaagtttttaatttaatttcaaacctTTAAGAATATACTTTTTGCAACTGAGAATTGGTAACCTTACTTCCACAAACATTAATCCaagtaaaaaaattgcaaattaaaatgttagttttcgGGGAGAATCACTCTTTTCTGtaatatttcttttttctacaattacaataaattacctttgaaaaaaataccattttaatgtaaatcaaTATTATAAAATCTCTAACAAGCTTGTTTTTAGAGTTATAACTTCAACAATTTTCGGCTGTGGAGCATATTCCCAAATAAAACAATTCTATAgaataaaacatgtaaattcaAAATGAAACAAGACAAGCCACTGGAATGCAAATCAATAACTAAGGTTGCTACTATTCATGTTAAGAACTGCTAGGTACCAACAGCTTAGAACACTGACTTGTCTTTTGTTTCAGGTTCACTACCCTCCGTTTAACTGACCAGCCCTATAGCTGACTTACCGCTTGTGGTTTATGACCTTTAATTATTTCCAGCTCCTGATACGAGTTGCAAACGACTTTAGTTTAGTTTTCAGAGCTACTTCGCGAGAGAGGTGCGAGCTAATGGTGCCAATAAACTACGGTATCACTTTGACAACGAGCGCCCGGCCAACGACCAGCACAAATAGTTCAAATGATTGCGAAAACGCGAGCTTTTTCGTGTCTTGTTTggtcgtaattttttttctctctctctgctTCAACTGTTTGTTAGCACAAGACCTCTAAATTGGCTGTTAACAACAACGCCGGGACCGCCACGCCACGCCACCGGTAGCTGGCCTGGGTTGACGCCAAGGGAGCCTAAAAAATGGCCCAATAAAAAGTTGTCCCTTTGATCGAAAGACTTCGTCGCGGTGGTTGCCTAACGCCAAATTGGGCCTTTGTACGGAACAATCAGAACGCGGGCTTTAAAAGGACTATAAATTAGGGGTTTTTGGGTTCAAGTACTGTGCGGTTGGTGGCACAGTAAGTACTGTATTCGGTGCCAGCTTCAAATGGTGCCAATTTGGGATAATTGAGTGGTAATGAAGTGGTCCGAGAGTGGTGTGGCGAACTCGTTGACATAATTCTTCTAGTGCTTAAAGttcaaaactttgaagaattcttccaaaaaatgcaacaatttATCACATTCGCCAAACTTCATGCAGAACCTTAAGGTGGCCTATTTCCCTCCAGGTGCTACCTTAAACGACGAAGCAATTGTCCACCTCCCTCCTGTTCGAACTGATACTGGAACCCGGGGGTGAGAAAATGGACACCATCGTGGTATCGATCTTTCTGGTTTTGTGCCTGGAGCGATTCGTAAAAGCCACACTCATGGTTAGTGGTCGTTCAATGGGttttaaaagttgataaaaaacaaCCAAATCCCGGTGTCGCACACACTAAAGTCCGCAAAGGGACTTGCTGATCGTTTTGCGCCGATTCGGCGCATAATAAGCGTGTTTGTTGCGGTTGAGGAATAAATTAAGGTTTTTTGTAGCGGTGAAGTCAAGTGGATTGACGCTGGGAATTAATAAATATgaaatagtattttcaaatgattgtaATGGTTAAAttttagagttattttttatttcacttcctGGAGAGGTAATTCTGCCAATTTGTTCTGATGCAGCAaagaaaaatttctttaaagtcgttaaaattgttttgtgatttatagaaccaaaacaattttaaattaaaaaattaatgcatgagatggtattttttttttctcattttgttGAATACCTCGATGTGTTTTgagaataataataaaaaaccttacttaatacacctggttggtgccttcctctcatttataaaGATTCctacccccctaaagtgtccagatgtttatggatctcccctaacgttcgcagcacctaagaggtcctaataaaaataagttatgagtaaggctaccaactgtacggattttttccttaccatacggattttcgaacctcttcgcggatttttaacaggccggaatttttgtagggaattttacgcataatacggatttgtacggaattttaacaactttttaatcattgaattgcttttttgatttggtcgaaggttttgttaactagaaatttttggtttctgtgagtttgatttaaaaagggagagttttccggggttttcttcaattcaaacttgattatcaattattatagagtttttaaactattgtcttgcttatgttgataggacctttaaaaaaaattctagaattgttcttttagaaattccttactaaatatattccATTTCTAAaagctttctaaaacttgtgaaaacatttgaacatttaacaattctagagtttttttttaaaggtcctataaactgttgtgtttcacatactataggaccttttcaataaaaaaaactctggaaaagtgttcgtgaaaacactaagagcgatattattcgtaaaaacaatcttgacatttcgtaaacttttgaacgtttaacaaaacaaaattgaagaacataattatttatttcaaatcatggtttattttatgaatacttttaaacgtgcaagttataaacactctgatagcattttgtaaaatttgttagctgtaaaaacgacacagttgtatatttttaattctaagatttattaaatttaatttatctaaataattcgatgacagtttttgttataccatggtggcATATCGgctaagtgtacggatttttgctcagcaagagttggtagccttagttatgagtaaaaaaacagactacccacagactttttgtcaagattatacagacacggcctttgagaaaaatggcatccctctacacggctttttcgtggcgatcagacccgaccagttgaggttatgtgaattcagaccatttttaaactgcttgtattttaagataggtaagttagatcttgaaaattcttactccacctaaaaggtcttctcatatgctttctaaaaatatataatatgtgagggtttcatgaaaaaaaacaccctttttaccataattttagtttaatatgaaacagatttttaacatatctttttaaatacatgataaaactgcatgaattcaaatagcaacttaggggacgttaagacggatcgattaaaaccattccggccaaaatcggttgagcctgtgacgagatattccagtgacattgatttggtacacatgtctacatacagccaaacacacagacatttgctcagctggtgattctgagtcgatatgtgcaaatgaaggtaggtctaggaggtgggtaattctctaccaactcacacgaaatcgggaaaagttgccccgacccctcttcgatttgcgtgaaactttgtcctaaggggtaacttttgtccctgatcacgaatccgaggtccgttttttgatatctcgtgacggaggggcggtacgaccccttccatttttgaacatgcgaaaaaagaggtgtttttcaataatttgcagcctgaaacggtgatgagatagaaatttggtgtcaaagggacttttatgtaaaattagacgcccgatttgatggcgtactcagaattccgaaaaaacgtatttttcatcgaaaaaaacactaaaaaagttttcaaaattctcccgttttccgttactcgactgtaaaaattttttggaacatgtcattttatgggaaatttgatgttcttttcgaatctacattgacccagaagggtcattttttcatttagaacaaaatttttcatattaaaatttcgtattttttctaactttgcagggttattttttagagtgtaacaatgttctacaaagttgtagagcagacaattacaaaaatttagctttatagacataaggggtttgcttataaacatcttgagttatcgtgattttacgaaaaaaaagttttgaaaaagttggtcgtcatcgatcatggccgttcatggtcacccgcgacagacacggacgacgaaacaaagagaaacgcaaaaagtaactttttcaaaacttttttttcgtaaaatcgcgataactcgtgatgtttataagcaaaccccttatgtctatatatcaaaatttttgcaattgtctgctctacagctttgtagaacattgttacactctaaaaaataaccctgcaaagttagaaaaaatacgaaattttaatatgaaaaattttgttctaaatgaaaaaatgacccttctgggacaatgtagattcgaaaagtacattaaatttcccataaaatgacatgttccaaaattttttacagtcgagtaacgaaaaatgggagaatttttaaaacttttttagtgtttttttcgatgaaaaatacgttttttcggaattctgagtacgccatcaaatcgggcgtctaattttacataaaagtccctttgacaccaaatttctatctcatcaccgtttcaggctgcaaattattgaaaaacacctcttttttcgcatgttcaaaaatggaaggggtcgtaccgcccctccgtcacgagatatcaaaaaacggacctcggattcgtgatcagggacaaaagttaccccttaggacaaagtttcacgcaaatcgaagaggggtcggggcaactgctgtgtgagttggcggagaattacccaggtctaattaaaaagttcatttttcgagtgattttatagcctttcctcagtaaggtgaggaaggcaaaaatgataaACACGTCGAAATGTTAATTGAACTAGCGGAACAGTATCCaactccatcgtgcctctaatgttgccatatcagcactttggcgTTCAATTATAGCTCatgaaaagcgttttcaaccgAGCTCGagtaataacgtcatgattcgaaagcCGGACACTTACTAGcatatgatttttgttatagctggcaaaaaatcatgtaataagttggaaatgaagaaatatcatcaggatgtagtattgaCAGTCATTTTTAagagaatacatgcaaaatatgtcttttcttacaatttttcatcagaatttgagaattaaaattacttgttgtgcttcgaatcccggacactgataaaagctgattcgaaatccggacacttttgcttcgaattccggacactcgtttttgctaatgaatcacacaaatttggactgaaatgttagtgaatggcattctttaggtctcaaataagctgttaaaatcaaaacaatggatattttatataaaatttttctagaatttaaggaaatcaaaaccataaatttctgctatgccttcccggtgcttccaacgcctatgaaatatttcacgtgaaatgtttcgcatttttggtaatcttattattttattttattgttttgacaatAACTAAAgcgttaaaacaaattttaaatggaagttgatgttagaattcatcaaatgacacagttttgtcatttaaaatgcgaacttatatccaaataattgataaaacaagatgaggtgtccgggtttcgaagcgtccgggaattcgaatcatgacgttaaatcGTTCAAtagaaagtgagcaagcaagaaTCTAGTCACAGTTTCATAAAGTGATagtgaaaattataattttttttattgatttagaaGTTActtcttaacctgccaaacaattattaagttttcattttttcaaatgcttttgGAATCCTTGCATGtatttacaacatttttcaGCTTGAAAAATTAATACGCCCTATGATAACTAATTGCCGATTgatgatttatttgaaatttgatgatgatttgatttgaaaattgcactttttagcatagaaaaaatcactaagccttaagtttttttgttgtattttatgtGCAACGTTTGCaaattatacagtccagactcgattatttgaagcctcgattatctgaagtttccattatccgaagtatgggactttggataatcgaatcttgaacaaaataattattttttattttcttgcaaaataattattttgtgcTTTTCTACACAtccaattcgagttctgcgaccccatttgaaattcaaaaatcaaattgaaaaatgcattttttcaatatttcatcaccgccattttgactatcattttggatttaaaaattatacagTACTTTAGACTTGTTTAGGGGCACACCTAAGCTgagcaatcaaaaataagacaacgaaaaaaaaaaatattttcgtgattcgattatccgaagtggaattttgccaaggccttcggataatcgaggctggacTGTATACATTTTATGGTTAAAAATTCTCAACATATGatcagttttgttttatttaactcAAATATAGTTAATGGGGCAAAACCaccttttcaatatattttagaaaaaaaattccagcTGAATTTTCAAAGACTTAGTTAATCTGACTGCTGTTTGCTGAGATTTTACCTTTCAATGTTGCTCTCATTTTTCATTTGAGGCATCGGAAAATCTTGTTAAATAGTGAAATGGTTGTCAAAATTTCTGCAGTTAAACATCTTCTTATTACAATCAAGCCTACTATTTGGGAAATACTCCAAACATGTTTttgagacattttcaaatgttattcttatttctaaattttaaattgatgatGTAAAATGGATGTATTTAAAATATGGAATTCTTTATTACATAATTTATCAAGGGtcgaaaataaattaattcaaatttgattttcattatCATTATCGTTCCAACCTTTTTCCGAACTTTGAATGTTggattgtaaaataaaaaaaagtcttgaaacttgtatttatttttctttggaaCAGTGTGATTGTAAGCTTTCGAATCTTTTTTTCATTGGTTATATAGATCcaattttattctaaaaattgAGAAAGTGATCTTGCTCTATAAAATAGCAACAAGAAAAGCAGAAATGAGAAAACAATCTGTATGCTCCATGTAATGTTGATACAAGTTGAGAACAACTGATAAAATAAACACTTTGAGGCTTTATAAACTCCAGCTCAGCTTAATCTGTTGCTCAACGATGAAGCTGGTACTACTTGTTGTAATTAGTTTTGCTTGTGCAGTTACAGTAAGAGTCGCTTTGTAAAAAGAACACTAACTTCTTAGTAATCTTTGTTCAAAGTCCACAGCATGGGAACCACTATCTCCCGAAGAAACGCTTTTCATCATCACACGCTGCCAGGAGGACCACTTTCGTCATAATTTGACCAAATTGAAGCTGTGGGATAACTTTGTCCTGCCGCGGGATGACGTCGATACTGCCTGCTACGTGAAGTGCATTATTTCGATGGCGGAACAGTTTGACAATGATACCAATTCCTTTAAGGTGGATGAATCTTTTGGGTTGGGAGTTAGCAGCGTGGTTTAACGTTTAAATTACAGGCTGATAACGTCATGAAACAATACGAGGCgttcaaaagttacactaaattgaaaaaagggGACGTTCTTGCGTATGAGAAAGATCTTCGAGGCCTTGGCACTTTGAAGAATAAGGGTTCTAAAAGTTTCTTCAACAAATATCTTCCAATTTACGAGAAGCATAAAATTGTCGTCAATAAGTTGCTTCTATTAGATGCAAGCATTGCTGTTGCAATTTATAAAGACAATCCAGTAAGtgaagtatttatttatttttaaaatgatttattttttcaaattgttttcaggaTATCAAAAGACATAACGAATCAATTTTCAGACACTGTGAGAAGAAGTTTTTCAAACCGGAAGACGTTAAAAAGTTGTGCAATTTGAGAAAAACCGCCGTTACGGATCATCCCAGGCTTGCCGAGCACGAGGCTTGCCTTCTCCGGGGGTTGCGATACACCAGACGGGACGGGAGCTTGAATGCTCAGGAGATTCTGCGCGATTTTCACCTGGTAAACATAACCTATGAAGACGAATATTTGAAGGAAGTGGTGAGGAATTGCTCTATCGAGGAAAGCACGAAAGACCCCGCCTATTTGACGTGTCTCTACGCCCATCACGAGCTGCAGGGTCCGATGTGGAAGGGCACCGATTACCGGGAAATCAGATCGATGAACTACTTCTAC harbors:
- the LOC120429676 gene encoding 37 kDa salivary gland allergen Aed a 2-like — encoded protein: MKLVLLVVISFACAVTSTAWEPLSPEETLFIITRCQEDHFRHNLTKLKLWDNFVLPRDDVDTACYVKCIISMAEQFDNDTNSFKADNVMKQYEAFKSYTKLKKGDVLAYEKDLRGLGTLKNKGSKSFFNKYLPIYEKHKIVVNKLLLLDASIAVAIYKDNPDIKRHNESIFRHCEKKFFKPEDVKKLCNLRKTAVTDHPRLAEHEACLLRGLRYTRRDGSLNAQEILRDFHLVNITYEDEYLKEVVRNCSIEESTKDPAYLTCLYAHHELQGPMWKGTDYREIRSMNYFYLLRDPPEYDPKEIRMQVCAIDAEVGCVNGRECAED